The stretch of DNA CCTCATAATGCAGAAACATCCTTACTCTTACCATACCACAATGTGTGATGTCATAACGTGTGTGATGTCATATCCTGCAGGCTGTGGAGCAGGTGGACTCCTCTCAGGAGGTGAGCTGTCACtttgatttaaataaagttcattttaatgAGTTTAAATGTtacatgtgtttatgtgtgtgtgtgtgtgtgtgtgtgttagagtgTGGAGCTCCTTCAGCCTCCCAGTTACACCAACAGCACCACCAGCACCAACCTGTGGTTCAATGAACTGGTTTTACTGGGAGAGAGAGTGGGTGAGCAAGACGGGGATGGAGAGAGAGACCCCGGAGACAACAGCGTGGAGAGCGAGCACAGGgtgacatcactgtgacatcacacaaCACCAAACAAAACTGTTCCATACGAGCTGAGATTAGCTGCTCTCGGGTCCTTGGgtcatgttttttcttctgtggaGTCAAACTTGTCATCAAAGCTGCTTCTTTAACTGAGACTCTTTGTGATGGGGCAGCTTAGATTGATGATGATGGACGttactgtataaaatataaacgTGCCAGATTTGAGCTAAACTgctcatttccatctgcagtctcTGTGCAGGTCACAAAGACACGCAGCTTGtcatttttaacttgttttttatcttttgttctttgcttttctttgatttcatcATTTGTTGTCCAGctgttgtgtttaaatgttcCTGCAAAAATTGACTCTGACTCCTCTCCTTCTGCTTTAACCCTGCCCCCAACCAGCCTCTGCTGATGACCTTTCACCACCTCCTGACGCGACCTCGGCACAGAGAAACCAATCTTATTTCTGAAGCAGCCACAGAGGGAGATGGTGGCGTGGGCAGAGCCAGAGAGAAAACATTTGAGCTTCCACGACTGTCGGACGACAGCACAGAGGGAGAACACGGGCTGACCTTTGACGAACCCGACCAAGGCTTCCATGGAGATGAGGCAGGGCTGGGGCTGTAACAAAGGCCCCGCCCCCTGTACTTTTAATACAATCAGTTATTAATCAATGAATGATGCAATTATTAACTACTGAAGCTTTAATCAATCATAAAGAACATGTAGCTAATTGTGTATGTTAAAGTTTATAtgcatgtttgatttagcaAAGTACAAAATTAAGCGCATTTTAACAGTGCCATCAAGTGGCCATTTATCACTTTATAGTGAACATGTATTTCGATAGTTCCTGAAGCTTTAAAGCTAAGTTACAGGAAGTGTCACGATGAAGGGCTGAAGTTTTAATGAACACCAAATCATCAAAAGAGGCCTGaacacagtgttaattttgacagcaaattttgatttagtcaGTCTTTTgactaaaatgtaatttagttttagtcataatttagtcatctgaatagttttagtttagttttagtatcGTAAGAacatagtcgactaaatctacagtggatttagtcgactaaaatataaagagtgtaaattgtaaatgctttttcttcagttcccttgaattagtaattatacacacacaaaattaaacatttattaaaagttatggaatattattaataatattaacattagtgtttcacctgcttcccacacacctgatcattaacaccaccttactgagataatccgagcgttttacagcaggacgctctgaaaggtacagggcagtgttcaggactaagattaggaaaggctaatccaccgcggtgtggagattttctctaaacacaaactgggaaaaacactttaccctgcatgacattgaaatgctgacctttgcatggagatctgggtgacaggtttgcagatgttgtttaagatgTGTCGTGTTTTTAGCCAAGATAGttgccccacatggtttacacatcgttttgtttgtcacaacgtcaaaggacaaatgtgtccatacatcgggtCTTCtctaaatcagttctgattggatgtcgtcctcACCAAGCATTTTCACctagttttcatttgttgacgaAAGAGTCAGTTAattttgtcatcatttttatccttttagttggttttaatttagttatcgtctcattttcgtcatgaaaaaaaaagggtcgttgagagaaagtatgacaaaaatatttcgtcaacgaaattaacactgcctgAACAGTGaattttgcatgatatgtcccctttaaggatatttatgttaaaatatttgcCTGTTTTAATTGATTTCACTGTAAAAATGACTCAAAgttcaaattaaattaagatGAGTCGactttaaatcacattttaatcctGTGCCTCAAGCACGATCAGCTTAGATTGGCTACAAATAAACTGgagactagggtttaatatttttcccgaaaatgacatgaatcaaatcccgggaaatgacgagccatttcccgggaatcccgggaaaaagtttatttatttttttattttaattaggccttctgtagcctgtgtcggccttaacctattgtgatagtgtagaggtagctttccagctatgtcctgttatgcccagtagggggcaacgtcggcttgattaacgcaataaaacctacatctctgcattcgagtgctcgagctatgcggtgttgtatcgttcctcaacactcccttaacaaatataattcgaatattcctccattgtacatggaattataccaagctattttacaactgctggtgcaaaacaatacggttcatctccacagcattgataaaggctcaggcacgctgtcgtggcgacatctgttgcgctatatctccaccagtggaacgctgtaatagtcattgaaaagttaactaccgtacttcactataatatgacataacacagggcctcgagtaatgcactacgacttggtcattgccattctggcaacagcaaatttataacaccgtgtctgagggttaaagtaggttcgctgtgaatcgtcttttgaaaaactggccaatccttatagcctaaaaatatacattttactcaactccattttaaaagcgaaatatgttaaagcaatctatttcatgataatttcttcacacattaggcccgtatcctaattcatgattgttagtaagcggctgcaaacgaggaaaagaaacactcgaagttaaacagatatttcttttttgttcagggcaggcatattttataggctatataatgcaatataacaatatataataatatgaaattatatattacaaaataccttagggtaaacacattgcctacgatttcaacaaattaaagaggaaaaaagcacaactgtgtaatacctctattaaaacgcttgagatgaaggctgaagccttaaacggaggctgaacgtgcctgaaatgaagagtaaagcttttcgcattaaacgaacccttctctcaatatttccttaaatttaactttctgaagcttttctttctgaaagtcaaatcgacgcgcgcgacttttttcccggtttcccgtctaacgtttcccgggaaacgggaaatggttctgatcgcatttcccgggaatcccggatcccgggattaaaccctactggaGACatgttcacctttttttttttaacctctgcaAACAACTTCTGTTTTATCCTGAAGATTTAAATTTGTATAAGGACTAAATAACATGTTAGTGTGGGTTCACAATTATGCCTCATGTATCTGTTATGCTGTTTggtaataaaaacatattttgatgaACTGCAGAAATCTCCTTGTATCTTTATTCAGCCCATCTAGAGAATGAagttaatgatttctttttacAGGCATTTCAGTGTAAACAGTCTGGTCAAACTCATGCAAAGCTTCAAAGtaacagaaaaacagtttctctTTTCAGGTGGAATTTAGACACTGTAACACAGCTTAAAACCAGGAAGCGTTTGTTTGAAGtccagtttttgtagtttttgacCAGCCTTTCTTCTCTCTAATCACAGCAGCATCCAGCAACAAGCAAACTCCACAATTGTGGTTTTGATCTTTAGGAAGCAGGAACTTAGAACTCAAAGCTAAACTGCAgccataaaaactaaaaaaaaaagatatgattAGCTTTtatgaaaaacagcagaaacgAAACAATTCTTTATGAAGAGATTCCAGCTCAGCAGCTTTGTGCTGTGAGCGGCAGTGAAGTCTGTAACTCTCCAGCTCACCTCCACACCAGCGTCTCAGACTCGTATCAGCAGCTCATGCTGAttgctgttgtgtgtttttctctccacATTGATGTTTCTGTTGATGTAATGTTAAGCTGTGCTTTTGACGGAATTTCTTCCCACATTCCTCGCACCAGAACGGTTTGTCTCCTGTATGGATTTGCATGTGACATGTAAGGCTAAATTGCTGACTAAAGGTTTTCCCACACTCGTTGCAGCTGTATGGCCTTTCTCCAGTATGAATTCGCTGATGTTTTCTCAGGGAGCATGGACGAGTAAACCTTTGCCCACACTCTGCACAGCTATATGGTTTCTCCCCAGTGTGCGTTTTTCCATGGATCTTTAAGGTCCTCCTCAAtttgaaagttttcccacactggtcacagctgtacggCCTCTCTCCAGCATGCACTCGATGATGATTTTTAATTATGCACGTATGGGAAAAATTTTTCCCACAGTCCTCACACCAGTGAGGACTCTCTCTTGTATGGATTTGCTGATGGACTTTCAGGGAAAATTTCTTAGCAAAAGTTCggccacactggtcacagctgtatggTTTCTCTGCAGTGTGAAATCGTATGTAGTGAGTTTTCAGGCTACATTTCAATGTAAAAGCTTggccacactggtcacagctgtacggtttctctccagtgtgaCTTCGTTTGTGCTTCTGTAGATGGCATGACTGAGTGAAAGCAGACCCGCAGATATCACAGCTGTATGGCCTCTCTCCTGTGTGAACACGCTGGTGTATCTTGAGATACTGCAGCTGAGCAAAGGCAGactcacactgatcacagctgtatggTTTCTCAACCATGTGACTCCTCTGAGAGCTATGGTACCTGGCTTTCCTGTGGCCTCCATGTTTCTGTGataagagagaagagagggTTTGGTACAATGAAGTGACCATAATAACACAAACCACACACAGGTTCATTAAAAACTCTCACCAAATGACTGTTTACATGGAGCTGGGGCTGAGCTTGTGCCCCCTCTTCATATAGAATAACACTGTTTAAAGCAGAATATCGGCAGTGTATCTGTTACAGAAATCACAGGTCAACCAGGACAATACATAAACTATGTTATTTTAACTCTAAGGTTGGTTAAGAAGGAAACAAGGATACTGAAAcagggaagaaaagaaagaaatattttctTCTCTACAACCTATCTGTATCCTCTCCTTTTCTCACTCACCCTTCCTTATTTACTTTCTCCTTTGCTTCTACTCCTCAattccttctcttcctctttcctttctctctgatGTTACAGTTTGGCTTCCAGGCTGAAATAGGGCTGCTTTTAAAGACTCTGACAGGTATTTAAGGCTTTATATGAGTTTGAGTCctcgagtaactcaaataatgcATTTATAGAAAATTCTTGAttcaaatttgttgcttcgatgtttTGTTCTAACTCTGCAGCGCTTGAGTGTCTCTGTTTAAGTGCAGCATTTCCCCCGCATTAGTAGCATTAGTTCTCCCTCGTCTTATCAGTTTACTTGGGGTTTTTTAAACCaacttagagctgcattactgccacctactggactagAGTGTAATTCAGgagttagaggaaaaaaaaactcagattcGAAAAAGTTGTCCATCTCTGAGatggattccctttaacactaaGTGATTCATCGCTGGTTACTCCGCAGAGTAATTAATGCTTGTGTAATCCAGGTTATCACAGGTTTATAATAAACACTAATAAATACTGCAATATTCTAAGAGATTAGCACTAGGGCTGTGCAATGAATCACAACTTGATTTAGATTATGATTTTGACTCCCAACGATTACAAAAACAGTGTTAATTAATTAacagtaattaacacataatacaCCTGAACAAGCGTCAGCGCTGGCAACATCACTGGCCAGTTACGTAGGTTTTGTTTTAGGGCAGCAAAGACTCAAAGCTGCAGAATAAATCAGGGCTAGGAGTATACAGAACATGATGTGACAAAATCATTTAATAATAATCATGTTTtggggcgcccgggtggcttagtggtgaagccggcgaccacatacatatgccgcgttaaCTGCACAGCCCTAGTGCTAATCTGTTATGATATTCCAGTATTTATTAGTGTTTATTATAAACCTGTGATAACTTTGATTAAACCAGCATTAATTACTCTGCAGAATTTTCTTTGGTATAACTGAGGCATGAACAGAGTTCAGGAAGCACACTGATACTGGTCACAGTATGCAATGTTACGTAGATCTAAAGTAGCCCTCAGTTTGCCTGTTTTGCAActactgattattttagtaattgagtattctatcgattattccatcaattagtCAGATAAATACTTTTTCCAATTAACAGTCCATCTGTGTATTTTAACTTCTATACTGCAGATGTTTGCTGTATGACATAAACAGGgtagatggagcagctacaaagttctcctTTCTTGACCTGCTGATcgggtggttgatgaaggacctccagctgtttccgaGTAAAGGCTTAATGTGGTTACAGAAAAAacggatgctagaaaaacatttcctttcactccacctgagctcacagtCTCAGTAAAGGCTCCACCTCTTTGTGCTTCCCTcacgtgtgcagacagactgcagtaaaacagctgctgctgttgtgttatcagtgtttttgttgaaaaactggagGCTGCAacagcttaatgttgtaatgctttgtattcacaagcattctccgaTATATGTTTCCATTGTTCGTATGGCAATTCACAACAAAGAGCAGTGGTATCAGCAATGATACTCTCAGTGTTAAATAGGGCTGCAAATAAAGGTTATTTTGGTAGTTGAataatctgtcttttttttttttttttttttttttaaatcgattagtcaacaattatttcaatcttacctcacctgttcaagcctgcccacctgttaacatctccttgttgttctcttctcacaattaaaataatgacccataaaaatacaagtttgaaactaatcaaatgtatttcaaGCTTAATGTGACcgtcacaataaatatcaaataaacaatgcatattaaagtgaatgcaatttttatgttaaatgaaaatataatgtgcaaataaataaaaatggcctttgtccaaaaaattaaataaggcttcaaattaaagtttacagatgattcagttcatacagaggtttattATTCAGAGTGAACACTGATAttaatgtgaggaaaaaaacaaaaaggagctaacgtagctgctcctgttgtccttcactcgttagctaacatcactgaaatggTGGCGCTCAgcagggctgggcgatatggaccaaaagtaatatctcgatattttttagctgaatggcgagatagatatatatatatatatattaggggtgggactttaacgcgttaatttcgattaattaattacagggaaattaacgcgttaaaatttttaacgcattttaatcgcactttgcaccgtggaacgtttctcagtgcacgttccaggcatacagattatattagggctgcaacgattcatcgattaaatcgattctaaaaatttatcgacacaaatttactgtgtcgatgcttcgtttaaactctgcagcgctcagctgtctcggtgtaagcggcgctcctcactagcattagcagcattagtgctgacgtttttttgtgggtttattgggggctggcaaaccaacatagaactgcattaccgccacctactggactggagtgtgaatcactcacgtatacaaaagcacacattctaaaaagctctccgtcgctgcgatggatttcatttaacacagagtggatcatcactagagttgccacctgtctcgtaaaatacagaaccccgtatgttacgggactccgtggaatacggctccgtaacatgccgtgttccgtactttacgggacgggtggcaactgtcgctgacatgcatttccacgcctccactgctctctgtgtgtgttgtgctcgctgagaatttcagctgctatttttgtctttacttcagctgtagctaccagaactggtttgctagcgagcgcgggccattagcactagcgatggttcggtaccggaaggcccgccccccaggaccgaggggctccttcaaaatattttttatactttaatcccttattagtgactaaatatagacctgcagtagaaacgtattttcgagaatgcttgtgaatacaaagcattacaccattactcacacatgcgccatggctcccgcagccactagtttttaaaaacactcatagcaggcagcggttttaactgcgcaagcgcaaagaggcgaagctgtgacggtgagctcaagtagtgaaaaaggaaacgtttttccagcgtccaaaacagcagctttttcttttagtaaccaccattaaatctgtgaaacagctggaggtccttcatcaagcacctgatcagcaagtgttaatgtgaagaaaagagaactttgtagctgctccattcactgctgtttgttcacatggcgagaaactgcagtacggaagttaaaatatgcagataaactgttaataaaaaaaagtatttcttatccgattactcgattaatcgctggaataatcgatagaatactcgattactaaaataatcgttttatgcagccctagattatatcgacgcacaatgtccaaattaggtgcagctagccttcatatcagcgtcgcctgtcgtcacctctgcgtagctcatgtcgcctagcaaccgtgagtgcgaagcacagctgtgtaaaagcagctgttaaacggagaaccaactttttctcctttttgtggtttaattttaagtctttaattcaaaataagctgttaaaacaagcataatatcatcaaggaatacagctgagagaatgattaatttccaactatattaagtgagacattaatgtagaataaaactatccagttatgatgcttaactttaatttcaggggtttgcttatcacaggagcacttccacccttcattggtctgtgtagtagactggtgggaaaataaacaaaatcttgaagtttaagcttatgtatattgattcattcatcaaccaaacttaaattaatatttatcatgttaaatattgaaatgcgattaaaatgcgattaatttcgattaattaattacaaagcttgtaattaattcgattaatttttttaatcgagtcccacccctaatatatatatatatatatatatatatatatatatatatatatatatattttttttttttttttttttttgtgtttgttttttttttctttcttcccaaaaggtataattAAAAAGGCtcctctgagtcaaagctaggtcatgtttgtaaatgagaactagttctcaaacatttttacctggtaaaataaaggttttaaaaaaataaataaataaaaaaataaaagctacatgtcccagatgtcacacagacacttttattaatattcagctgtagatatacatgagaaattactcaaaaatcaactactggcatatttaaataataatgctcctcaaataaattaatactttttccctctataaaaaaaagactcacagctgtgctattaaaatgtaaacagaaaagatacagagcaaaaacagcaaaaggctgactgattctttacaaagccagtctgatgaagtctacttcactggaaaatacttcctcctgtgtgtactcctgtataTCCAGTACTGTGACTGattgaatgaaaaaaattccatctgcaggattttagcC from Archocentrus centrarchus isolate MPI-CPG fArcCen1 unplaced genomic scaffold, fArcCen1 scaffold_41_ctg1, whole genome shotgun sequence encodes:
- the LOC115776970 gene encoding uncharacterized protein LOC115776970 isoform X2, with amino-acid sequence MWLLLMIVSLLDQNQAAPLPGELHSLQLLQNQMNQTAGAQMLRERLNLENTAVEQVDSSQESVELLQPPSYTNSTTSTNLWFNELVLLGERVGEQDGDGERDPGDNSVESEHRPLLMTFHHLLTRPRHRETNLISEAATEGDGGVGRAREKTFELPRLSDDSTEGEHGLTFDEPDQGFHGDEAGLGL
- the LOC115776970 gene encoding uncharacterized protein LOC115776970 isoform X1, producing the protein MWLLLMIVSLLDQNQAAPLPGELHSLQLLQNQMNQTAPSPPPDPPQILTSSSSSSSSSSVSSESSQSSEGAQMLRERLNLENTAVEQVDSSQESVELLQPPSYTNSTTSTNLWFNELVLLGERVGEQDGDGERDPGDNSVESEHRPLLMTFHHLLTRPRHRETNLISEAATEGDGGVGRAREKTFELPRLSDDSTEGEHGLTFDEPDQGFHGDEAGLGL
- the LOC115776966 gene encoding zinc finger protein 525-like — encoded protein: MEEKKQDEPSSGRGESSSGGAEIQKHGGHRKARYHSSQRSHMVEKPYSCDQCESAFAQLQYLKIHQRVHTGERPYSCDICGSAFTQSCHLQKHKRSHTGEKPYSCDQCGQAFTLKCSLKTHYIRFHTAEKPYSCDQCGRTFAKKFSLKVHQQIHTRESPHWCEDCGKNFSHTCIIKNHHRVHAGERPYSCDQCGKTFKLRRTLKIHGKTHTGEKPYSCAECGQRFTRPCSLRKHQRIHTGERPYSCNECGKTFSQQFSLTCHMQIHTGDKPFWCEECGKKFRQKHSLTLHQQKHQCGEKNTQQQSA